The genomic segment ATGACGTATCGACGAATGCGGAGATCGTTGATACCGACCCACAGTTGGTAGTAAAAGCCGCTCGCTCGATCGCGAAACGTGATGTGGTAACAGCTGATACCGTCGATCGCCTGGATACCGAGGATGCGGACATCCTCAGCGGTCTCTGCATAGCGGTACGTTGGCCAGCGGAACGGTTGACTGCCAGGCCACGGTTGTTCGGACCAGGGTTGCCCTGAAGTGCGGTCGTAGCGGGTCCGGTCGATGATGATCGTCTCGGTCGATGGTCGCCCAGGTATCGTATTCGTGTAGGCGGCACGATCGGGGGCTTGGTAGCGAACGATCGTCTCCACGACTGGGCCACCGCTCGTGAGATGCGTGCGTTCCTCGACAGTGCGCAACTCGTTCATCGCTGCATCGACGGCGCGCAGGAGAGTTAACCCGTCCGGGATCGGAATAGGTATCGTGAACAGGGCAGGAGGCGACTCTTCGCCTGCTCTCCTGACGTATACGGCGAACTCCCAGGTCTGGGCAGCGAGCGTGAGGGTGCCGTGGTACGTCGTGGACTCTCGCTCGAGCCGAACCAGGCGTGGTCCTTCCGCGGTTTGCACTGCCACGGTCACTTCGGCATCATCGACCTCGGTGCCGTTGGGAGCTGAAGCTGCAACCGTGATCTCGTTGATTCCAACGCTGGCCGGGTGAATCGCGAACTCGACTAGATACGGGCCTGCATTCTGTGCCAGGACGAGACCAGGTTTTTCGGGAGCACGTTGCACTGCTGTGCGGGCGGGAGTCAGCAGAGTCAGGGCACCAGCCACGATGAGCGTGATCGTGGCTGGAAAACCACCGAGTCGGAGGAGCGACCAAGGGAGATCGCGGCGACGGAACCAGGAGCGTATGCCGAGCAATACCGGAATGCCCAGAAGGAAGAGTAGGCCGAGTTTGACGAGCAGCAGCCGGCCATACCAGCTGGATCCCAGTGCGACGGGCGAGGGCACGTTGACCCACAAGCTGTAGGCGCCGGAGAGGAGGAGCGGTTCGCTCACGGCGAAGAGCGCGATAAACCAGCGGCGCAAGTGTTCTTCAGCCCTGCCGAGGGAACGCTCGGAACCGTGCAATGCCTCCCGCAGGGCCACGGGCAACAGCACGAAACTCCCGAGCAGCGCAGCACCGGTAGCCGTGTGGACGGCTGCGATCGTGACGCTCAAGGCGGAGAGCGGGGCAGTAACGGCGTGTCCATCGAGAACACGGAGCGCGACGAGCGCTCCTGCGCTGAGGATGGAACCGGCTCCGCGAACTCGCCACGGCACCGGCAACGTCGCCATTCCGAACACGACCAGTCCGACGAACAGATTGAGGAGCCACAGCGAAGCTGGACGGGAAAGCGCGAGCGCTCCGATCGTGCGGAGGAGATGGTCACTGCCTGCCAGGGAGAGCAGCGCACTCAGCTGAGCGACCGCGGCGACACTGACCAGTATCGCGCCAGTGCGCGTAGCCCGACGCAGTGGACGTTGGACGGAGGGCATGACACGATTGCCGCCGGCGAGAGCCAGGAAAACACTCCCGAGCACCAGCGCGAGGCCCAGTAGGTGAAGCAGTCGGGCACCACTCTGCAAGACGATGGAGGGTTCGACTCGGGGAACTCCCGGAGATTGCGTCGATGACCCGACCGAAAACGAATAGTGCCCGCTGACGAGGTGGCCGTCGACACCGATGACGGAGTAGCGAACCGTGTACGTACCCTCTTCGTCCGAATTTTCGAGTGGAATGAGAATCGTCGTTCGCTGCTCGTCGAAATGTATCGTTCCATCGAGCTGGACGGGACGGCCGCTCGGCGCCAGAACGACGATGCCGTTCCCGATGACATCGACGGGTTCCGAAAATGACAGCGACAGGATTGTCGGGAACTGCTGGAGAAGGGCATCGGGTGGTGGATCGGCGCTGAAGAGTTCAGCATGAGCTGAAACCTGGCGGGGAAGGGTGAGGATGCCGATCGATACGAGTAGGAGTACGAAGAGGTAGTGTCGCCCACGGAAGGATCGGGTACGGTGTGACATCGTCCAATCCATCTCCCCGAACGAGTAATGGTAACAACCGGAGTGCCTGGGAGGTGCGGACACCAGGAGGAGCGGATGAACACGTCTTACTCGAGGTATCCTCTGGTGCAGTCGTCGCGGATCGCGTCGAAATCGCCAGCACCTGGTGGCGCCGGCTGCGGGGCTTACTAGGGCGGTCCGCTTTGCGCCCAGGAGAGGCTCTCGTCCTGGTGCCGTGCTCGTCGATTCATACTCTCGGCATGCGCTTTTCGATCGATGTTGTCTTTCTCGACAGTTACTGGCGTATTCGCTGTCTAGCTGAGTCGGTTTCGCCGTGGCGGGTCGGGCCGATCTGCCCGGGGGCTCGGTACGTGATCGAGTTGCCAGCTGGGACCATCGCACGATGCCGCCTCACGCGAGGACAACTCTTGCGACTGGTGCCGAACGAAGGGTCGTGCGAACGAGATGATGCCGTTTCGCCGTGAGACCAGGACTCTTCGATTGCTGCACTGGTTGAACCAGCAGCTCGAACGCCTCCTGTTCACGCCGACCTGCGGCGGCTGCGGTTGGCCAGGAGCCTGGTGGTGTGCGCGGTGCGCTCTGTCCATTAATCAGGCGCGACTGATGGGATCGCGGTGCGCGCGATGTGACTTACCGGGTTCGTCCGCGGATCGCTGTCGGGAGTGTTCCGCGTGGCCTAGTGTCATCGAGGCTGTCCGGGCGGCCTATGTGTACGATGGAGTGGTTCGCTCAGCCCTCCATCGCGTGAAGTATCGGGGCGAGCGGCGGCGTGGTGAGGTGCTGGCTGCCGACGTGGCTGCGGTTGCTCCCGAGCTGCTCGCGCACTGGCAGGGAGCGTTCAGCTGTGTCGTGCCGGTTCCCTTGCACAGAACACGGTTGCAGGAGCGCGGCTTCAATCAGAGTGCGCTCATCGCGCGGGCTATCGCACGGACGCTCGCTCTGCCCATGCGAGAAGAGCTGGTGCGCGTGAAGTCGACGCTCTCGCAAGTTGGGCTGACACAAGCCGACCGTATCCGGAACGTGAGCAATGCGTTTCGCTGGATCGGTTCACCGCTGCAGGGTACCGTTCTCCTGGTCGACGACGTCGTGACGACGGGCGCAACGATCAGTGCGGCGGCTGAGGCACTGGAATCGGCAGGCGCACAGTCGGTCGTCGTGCTCGCGCTGGCGAGGGCGCGATTCGATTAGCGGTGTACGGCCAAGCGCGCGATTTCCTCCTCCGTGACACAACGAGCCCACTGGTCCGCCTCCAGGATGGCGTCAAGCGTGAGAGGGGCAC from the Thermomicrobium sp. 4228-Ro genome contains:
- a CDS encoding copper resistance protein CopC, with product MSHRTRSFRGRHYLFVLLLVSIGILTLPRQVSAHAELFSADPPPDALLQQFPTILSLSFSEPVDVIGNGIVVLAPSGRPVQLDGTIHFDEQRTTILIPLENSDEEGTYTVRYSVIGVDGHLVSGHYSFSVGSSTQSPGVPRVEPSIVLQSGARLLHLLGLALVLGSVFLALAGGNRVMPSVQRPLRRATRTGAILVSVAAVAQLSALLSLAGSDHLLRTIGALALSRPASLWLLNLFVGLVVFGMATLPVPWRVRGAGSILSAGALVALRVLDGHAVTAPLSALSVTIAAVHTATGAALLGSFVLLPVALREALHGSERSLGRAEEHLRRWFIALFAVSEPLLLSGAYSLWVNVPSPVALGSSWYGRLLLVKLGLLFLLGIPVLLGIRSWFRRRDLPWSLLRLGGFPATITLIVAGALTLLTPARTAVQRAPEKPGLVLAQNAGPYLVEFAIHPASVGINEITVAASAPNGTEVDDAEVTVAVQTAEGPRLVRLERESTTYHGTLTLAAQTWEFAVYVRRAGEESPPALFTIPIPIPDGLTLLRAVDAAMNELRTVEERTHLTSGGPVVETIVRYQAPDRAAYTNTIPGRPSTETIIIDRTRYDRTSGQPWSEQPWPGSQPFRWPTYRYAETAEDVRILGIQAIDGISCYHITFRDRASGFYYQLWVGINDLRIRRYVMMGPGHYMTGEFARFDDPTITIAPPSLSGAASLP
- a CDS encoding DUF192 domain-containing protein; this encodes MRTPGGADEHVLLEVSSGAVVADRVEIASTWWRRLRGLLGRSALRPGEALVLVPCSSIHTLGMRFSIDVVFLDSYWRIRCLAESVSPWRVGPICPGARYVIELPAGTIARCRLTRGQLLRLVPNEGSCERDDAVSP
- a CDS encoding ComF family protein; translated protein: MVRSALHRVKYRGERRRGEVLAADVAAVAPELLAHWQGAFSCVVPVPLHRTRLQERGFNQSALIARAIARTLALPMREELVRVKSTLSQVGLTQADRIRNVSNAFRWIGSPLQGTVLLVDDVVTTGATISAAAEALESAGAQSVVVLALARARFD